A region from the Colwellia sp. PAMC 21821 genome encodes:
- a CDS encoding endo-1,4-beta-xylanase → MLHKKSIKTILLIPAITMALSACINSNHSTQENTSSAKALIDESTTNNSVALKDLFIDKYKIGTALSREQIMGQAIDVLPFVNQQFNAITPENSMKWERIHPSEGVYDFEAADALVEFANKNNHFFTGHTLVWHSQVPDWVFEDKNGKPLNRAQLLKRMEEHINAVAGRYAGKIDAWDVVNEALNEDGSLRESKWSTIIGDDFIEQAFIMAAKAAPKAKLYYNDYNLYKPEKRNGVLKLVKSLQNKGIRIDGVGMQAHYSLTSPELNEIEDSIKAYSALNMDVLITELDVSVIPFPDEDNMGADVSLNFDLQAEFNPYPDGLPTEVENQLGARYQELFAIFNRHQNVIKRVTFWGVSDAQTWRNDWPMTGRSDYPLLFDRQLKTKSFVPSLSEQ, encoded by the coding sequence ATGTTACATAAAAAATCAATTAAAACTATATTACTGATCCCTGCTATTACAATGGCTTTGTCTGCGTGTATTAATTCAAATCATAGTACTCAAGAAAACACCTCAAGCGCAAAAGCATTAATAGATGAAAGCACAACAAACAATTCTGTTGCACTAAAAGACTTATTTATAGATAAATACAAAATAGGTACGGCTTTAAGTCGTGAGCAAATAATGGGTCAAGCAATTGATGTATTACCTTTTGTTAATCAACAATTCAATGCCATTACACCTGAGAACTCAATGAAGTGGGAACGTATTCACCCTTCTGAGGGTGTTTACGATTTTGAAGCAGCCGATGCATTGGTTGAGTTTGCAAACAAAAATAACCACTTTTTTACAGGTCATACATTAGTGTGGCATTCGCAAGTACCTGATTGGGTATTTGAAGATAAAAATGGCAAACCATTAAATAGAGCTCAATTACTTAAGCGTATGGAAGAGCACATTAACGCTGTTGCTGGTCGTTATGCGGGCAAAATTGATGCATGGGATGTAGTTAACGAAGCATTAAATGAAGATGGTTCTTTAAGAGAGTCTAAATGGTCTACGATTATTGGCGACGACTTTATCGAGCAAGCTTTTATCATGGCAGCAAAAGCCGCTCCAAAAGCTAAACTTTATTACAATGATTACAACTTATATAAACCAGAAAAACGTAACGGTGTTTTAAAGTTAGTTAAAAGCTTACAGAATAAAGGTATACGTATTGATGGCGTAGGTATGCAAGCTCACTACTCTTTAACTTCACCTGAATTGAACGAAATTGAAGACTCTATCAAAGCTTATAGCGCCTTAAATATGGATGTTTTAATTACTGAATTAGATGTATCAGTTATCCCATTTCCTGACGAAGATAACATGGGCGCAGATGTATCACTTAATTTTGACCTTCAGGCTGAATTTAATCCTTACCCTGACGGTCTACCTACCGAAGTGGAGAATCAGTTAGGTGCGCGTTATCAGGAATTGTTTGCAATATTTAACAGACATCAAAATGTTATAAAGCGTGTAACCTTTTGGGGTGTAAGTGATGCTCAAACATGGAGAAATGATTGGCCAATGACAGGTAGATCTGACTATCCATTATTATTTGATCGTCAACTAAAGACTAAATCATTTGTACCTAGTTTGAGCGAGCAATAA
- a CDS encoding NUDIX domain-containing protein: MHHLSSNISSTELDEEKIPEDCISNITVDNLIFTLHDSKLKVLLVKYNRGLATNKWGLIGHWVRSDENLEDAALRVVKKTTNVDNLYLDQLGAFGAVDRYPASRIITIVFYSLVRHEETNLISGENAFECEWFDVYDLPTLMFDHADILAAGLNYLKYKVRHEPIGFNLLPEKFTLLELQEIYEAILNKSLDKPNFRRKIQKMNLLINCKEKQKKVAHRAATLYRFDINVYEKLKEFGFTFEF, from the coding sequence ATGCACCATCTTTCATCTAATATATCAAGCACAGAGCTTGATGAAGAAAAAATCCCTGAAGATTGTATTAGTAATATTACTGTTGATAATCTTATTTTTACTTTGCACGACAGCAAGCTAAAAGTTTTGTTGGTAAAGTATAATAGGGGACTGGCTACTAATAAATGGGGGTTAATAGGTCACTGGGTTAGAAGTGATGAAAACTTAGAAGATGCAGCTCTACGTGTAGTTAAAAAAACAACCAATGTCGATAATCTTTATCTTGATCAATTAGGCGCTTTTGGTGCTGTAGATAGGTATCCAGCCAGTCGAATTATTACTATCGTTTTTTATTCCTTAGTTAGGCATGAAGAAACTAATTTAATTAGTGGTGAAAATGCATTTGAGTGTGAATGGTTTGATGTTTACGACTTACCTACTTTAATGTTCGATCATGCGGATATTTTAGCTGCGGGTTTAAATTACTTAAAATACAAAGTACGCCATGAACCCATTGGTTTTAATTTATTACCTGAAAAGTTTACTTTGCTTGAGTTACAAGAAATTTATGAAGCAATATTAAATAAATCGTTAGATAAACCTAATTTTAGACGAAAAATTCAAAAAATGAATTTGCTTATCAATTGTAAAGAAAAACAGAAAAAAGTTGCTCATCGCGCAGCCACTTTATACAGATTCGACATTAATGTTTACGAAAAATTAAAAGAATTTGGCTTTACATTTGAGTTTTAG
- a CDS encoding MFS transporter, with protein sequence MQSEQKKLTIKEKLGYGLGDTASNIVFQMVANFMLIFYTDVYGLSAAAAGTLLLAVRLFDGFTDPIMGGIADRTRSRWGSYRPYLLFLAIPYAVFAILAFITPDFDSTGKLIYAYITYGLLMTCYTAINIPYGALGAVMATDPKERTSLQSYRFAMAMAALVVIVWAIPKLVEFFGEGNDQLGYPLAMVFMGTLAAICFLLCFKYTKEKSVPKVEDSTDGSIEQPKRGLSKGIFTDFLMLFKNDQWVIIAVISLITLILIGIRASVAPHYIKYYVGDESLLSSFLTLSAIGSVLGAVSTNFLTKFFEKKTLFQIALLVVVVSHSLFYFLGADEIVTIFIVYFIANFAHMIITPIMFSMVADTVDYGTKKLGKKLIAITFSGHLLAIKFGFAIGGALAGWILAFTSYEPNVTQSAESLSGILFAFAGVPVICTLLCIVVIWKYKLTEPEVRKIQSSLEKAS encoded by the coding sequence ATGCAAAGCGAACAAAAAAAATTGACCATAAAAGAAAAGTTAGGCTACGGATTAGGGGATACGGCAAGTAATATCGTTTTTCAAATGGTCGCCAATTTCATGCTGATATTTTACACCGACGTTTACGGTTTATCTGCAGCAGCTGCAGGTACATTATTATTAGCGGTTAGGTTATTTGATGGCTTCACCGACCCAATAATGGGCGGTATCGCGGATAGAACGAGAAGTCGTTGGGGCTCTTATAGACCTTATTTGCTTTTCCTTGCTATACCCTATGCTGTTTTTGCGATATTAGCCTTCATCACGCCTGATTTTGATAGTACCGGTAAATTAATCTATGCCTATATAACTTACGGTTTATTAATGACGTGTTATACCGCGATTAATATTCCTTACGGTGCATTAGGTGCAGTAATGGCTACCGATCCAAAAGAAAGAACGTCGTTGCAGTCATATCGCTTTGCGATGGCCATGGCCGCATTAGTTGTGATTGTTTGGGCTATCCCTAAGCTAGTCGAGTTTTTCGGTGAAGGTAATGACCAACTAGGTTATCCGTTAGCGATGGTATTTATGGGCACGTTAGCTGCGATTTGTTTCTTGTTATGCTTTAAATACACAAAAGAAAAATCGGTACCTAAAGTAGAAGATAGCACTGATGGCTCAATAGAGCAGCCGAAACGTGGCCTTAGTAAAGGCATATTTACTGACTTTTTGATGCTGTTCAAAAATGATCAGTGGGTAATTATTGCCGTAATCAGTCTTATTACCTTAATACTTATTGGTATTCGCGCATCAGTAGCACCACATTATATTAAGTATTATGTGGGTGACGAATCGCTATTATCAAGCTTCCTCACATTATCTGCTATAGGCTCAGTGTTAGGTGCCGTATCGACTAACTTCTTAACCAAATTTTTTGAGAAAAAGACCTTGTTTCAAATTGCTTTACTGGTTGTTGTTGTTTCTCATTCTTTGTTCTACTTCTTAGGTGCTGATGAAATTGTCACGATATTTATCGTTTACTTTATTGCCAATTTTGCTCACATGATAATCACGCCAATTATGTTTTCAATGGTTGCAGATACCGTCGATTACGGCACTAAAAAGCTTGGTAAAAAATTAATCGCTATTACATTTTCAGGACATCTATTAGCGATTAAGTTTGGTTTTGCCATCGGTGGTGCGTTAGCAGGTTGGATCCTTGCCTTTACAAGTTATGAGCCCAATGTCACACAATCAGCTGAATCACTGTCAGGAATACTATTTGCCTTTGCAGGGGTACCTGTCATTTGTACCTTATTGTGTATTGTCGTTATATGGAAATATAAATTGACAGAGCCAGAGGTTAGAAAGATTCAAAGCTCACTTGAAAAAGCTAGTTAA
- a CDS encoding glycoside hydrolase family 43 protein — MTTNNQADIDSAKSLSHAEQIQLKDLERAKSLKQKSEPLVSHIYTADPSAHVFDGKIYIYPSHDVESEMIINDDGDHFAMNDYHVLSLDPEDFSATDHGVSLSIADVPWADKQMWAPDAAHKDGTYYFYFPARDKDGIFRIGVASGTSPTGPFTAEENYIQGTFSIDPAVYEDDDGSYYLYFGGLWGGQLQNWYDGKFNKEDKYPADNEAALPAKMAKLSSNMLELAEEPKDIIVIDENGDSITVGDNNRRFFEGPWVHKYNGVYYFSYSTGDTHKIAYATGSSPYGPFTYQGVILNPVLGWTNHHSITCYEGKWYLFYHDSSLSGGQTHLRCVKMTELIHDENGKIETVDAYD, encoded by the coding sequence ATGACAACTAATAATCAAGCGGATATTGATTCAGCAAAATCATTGAGTCACGCAGAGCAAATTCAATTAAAAGATTTAGAACGCGCTAAGTCTTTAAAGCAAAAAAGTGAGCCACTTGTAAGCCACATTTATACAGCAGACCCATCTGCTCACGTATTTGATGGGAAAATTTATATTTATCCATCTCACGATGTAGAGTCAGAAATGATCATTAATGATGATGGTGATCATTTTGCGATGAATGACTATCATGTACTTTCCCTTGATCCAGAAGATTTTAGTGCTACAGACCATGGTGTATCACTTTCTATTGCCGATGTTCCTTGGGCTGATAAACAAATGTGGGCGCCTGATGCGGCTCATAAAGATGGAACATATTATTTCTATTTTCCTGCTCGAGATAAAGACGGAATTTTCCGTATTGGTGTTGCTTCGGGTACATCTCCAACAGGCCCGTTCACCGCAGAAGAAAATTATATACAAGGCACATTTAGTATAGATCCTGCTGTTTATGAAGATGATGACGGTAGTTATTACCTTTATTTTGGTGGGTTATGGGGCGGACAATTACAAAATTGGTACGATGGTAAATTTAATAAAGAAGACAAATACCCTGCAGATAATGAAGCCGCTTTACCCGCTAAAATGGCAAAGCTTTCTTCTAATATGCTTGAGCTAGCTGAAGAGCCTAAAGATATCATTGTTATTGATGAAAACGGTGATTCAATAACAGTAGGTGACAATAATCGTCGATTTTTTGAAGGCCCATGGGTTCATAAATATAATGGCGTTTATTATTTTTCTTATTCTACGGGTGATACCCATAAAATAGCTTATGCAACTGGTTCTTCACCTTATGGGCCGTTTACTTATCAAGGGGTTATTTTAAACCCTGTATTAGGTTGGACCAATCATCATTCCATTACTTGCTATGAAGGGAAATGGTATTTGTTTTATCACGATAGCAGCTTGTCAGGCGGACAAACGCACTTACGTTGTGTAAAAATGACTGAATTGATCCACGATGAAAATGGAAAAATTGAAACGGTAGACGCTTACGATTAA